Below is a genomic region from Prolixibacteraceae bacterium.
AAGCTATTATAGTTGGATGTATCCACAATGTTATAAGGTTATTCGACGTGCTAATGATGTTTTGGTTCATGTTCCCAAAATTCAAATAGAGCAAAAGCTAAAGAATCGAATCTTAGGAGAGGCCTATTTCATGAGAGGATTCCACTATTTCTGGTTATCTCATACTTATGGTGATAATGGTGATAATGGAGGAGTGCCAATCGTAACTGAAGAAAATATGTATTCGACAAACTTTTCTCGTCCTCAGAGTGTTATAGATAATTATAAGCAGATTGTTAGTGATCTGGAGAAAGCGGTTGAATTTTTACCTCTTTTTACCTCCTATGAGAGTAGAGACCTTGGTCGTGCCCATAAAGATGCGGCATTGGCTTATATTGCTAAGACATACTTGTATTGGGCTCAGTATGATAATAGTAAGTGGAGTGAGGTGGTTAAGTATTGTGACAAGGTGACAAATTCTGGATCAGAGAGGGCTGTGCTTAATACAGGTCACCCCGATCAAGATTATCAAGCGGTGTTTAAAGCTTCTGAGAATTATGGAAGTGAATATATTTGGTCTGTGGTATCTGGTGTAGATGCAGGGAGTAAGTTGCCTGGAGTAATGCTTGAGAATAAAGGTTGGGGGGATTATAATGGTTGGGGGTATTATCAGCCATCATTAGAACTCTACAATTCGTTTGAAATAGGAGATCATCGTAAGGAAGTGACTATCTTAGAATATGGAAGAGAGTTTCAGTGGTTGGGTACCACAAAGCGATACGCTTCACAAAATTCTCGAACAGGTTTTCAGTTTAATAAATATATGAGTCCTTTTGGTTTTGAAGGTGCTGTAGGAACAACAGTGAACCCTAATGGTAACAGTCCTACAACAAAACTGAATGTTCCAATATTAAGGTATTCAGAGGTTGTTCTGATGAGAGCTGAAGCACTATTAATGAAGGGGGAAAATGCAGACAGTGATATTAATAAAGTTCGAGTTAGAGCTGGGCTTACTCCTGTCGTTAATGCAGGTTTGGATGAATTAAAGCATGAGAGAAGAGTTGAATTAGCAGGAGAGTTTGCAAATAGACATTTTGATCTTGTAAGATGGAAAGATGCTGATCGTGTATATAATCAACCCTTGCATGGAAGGAGTTATAACGATCGTACAGATCCTAATTCATCATTTACAATCGTTGAGGTGCGTCCGGCTAGACCTGAATATAACCCTTTAATACATCATGTATGGGTAATTCCTAATGATGATGTGGCGATATCTGGAATTAAACAGAACATTGGTTGGTAAATGAACTTTGTAAGGATAAGATCTTATCCTTACAAAGTAATTATTAGGTGTTAATATTAAAATATTATGATGAAGAATATTCTATTTTATTCACTCTTTATATGGAGTGGAATATTTATCACTGGTTGTGATCAATCGATTGATTCCTCAAAGAGTTATGGATTACGATTTAGAGAAGATAAGACCTTTATAATAGCTCAGTTTACAGATATTCACTGGAGTAATTCATCGCCAAAATGTCACGAGACGTTGATGTCTATCCATTCAGTTTTGACAGAAGAAAAACCTGATTTAGTTATATTGACAGGTGATATTGTTACGGATGATCCCTCTAAGAAGGGATGGGCAAGAATCGCAAAAGTGTTTGAAAAGAATCAGGTTAAATGGACAGTAGTGCTAGGAAATCATGATAGTGAACCAGATATCAAGAGAGCCGAGATATTTAATTATTTGAAGACGAAACCGTTTTTTATTGGAGAGGTTGGTAACGTAACAGGGGTAGGTAATTTTGATCTACCTATTATTGGTTCTTCTAGCGATAAGGTGGAAGCTGTTGTATATTGTATGGATTCAAATGAGTATGGAATTAACCCTAAGATTACAGATTACGATTGGATACATTATGATCAGATTGAATGGTATAGAAACCTGAGTGACTCATACCGACAAACAAATGGAGATAGAGCTATTCCTTCGTTGGCTTTTTTTCATATTCCATTACCTGAATATAAAGAGTTGTTATCTGACTCTTTAAAAGTTGGATTACAATACGAGGGAGTTGCAAGTTCGGATCTAAATTCAGGTTTATTTACTTCGATGATAGAAAAACAAGATGTAATGGGGGTGTTCGTTGGTCATGATCATAATAATAACTTTATCGGTGTTTATAAAGGTGTCGGTCTTGGTTATGGACAGAGATCAGGTGCAGATAGTTATGGAAAGATACCTATCGGAGGTCGAATTATTCGTTTAAATGAAGGTTCCTTTTCCTATGATAGTTGGATCCGTACTCATAAAGGAAGGGATTTTATGTTTCATTATCCTTCTGGAATGCCTTCTATCACTGATACTACAGAGGTTTTATCTTCAATGAATCCTGGAGATGTTGTGAATGGAATTTACTATAGATATTATGAAGGTCAATTCGAAAATGTTTCTTCTATTGATTCAGGACAATTAAAAGGTAAGGGTGTTTTGCCGAATTTTGGCATTGATAAGGCTTTAGTCAAGGATTATTATGGGTTTGTATTTGAAGGCTGGATAAAAATTCCACACAGAGCATTTTATCGTTTCTATACCTATACTGATGATGGTTCCGTTTTAACCATAGATGATTGTGTGGTTGTTAATAATGATGGGGCTCATGGAGTTGTAAGAAGAGATGGTCTGGTTGCATTGGATGCAGGATATCATAAGATTAGGTTGGAATATTTTGAATCGTATATGGGACAGAAATTAGATGTTGGAATGTCAAGTGTCTATTCTTCGGAAATGGTTATCCCTGATAATATGTTGTATGTAAAGAGATCGGAGTAATGAGAATAACTATTTTAATATTATTATTCATGCAGCTTTTATCGATGGATGTTTTTTCTCAAACAAGGAGGAGCCATGTGTACACTAGTGATAATGGATATGAGCTGGTTGATGTTCTTCCATCGAAGAAGAATAAAGTTAAGAATGTGATCTTGATGATAGGTGATGGGATGGGTTTAACTCATAGTTCTTCTGCATGGGTTGCAAACCGAGGGAAGCTAAATATGGTGGACAGAACAATGCATGTTGGATTGACTAAAACGTATTGTGAAGATCAATTGATTACAGATTCAGGTGCGGCTGGTACGGCTATTGCTACTGGTGTCAAAGCAAAGTATCATTCAGTTGGTGTGGATGTGGGTAATAAGCCTATGGATTCGCTTACGGATCTTGCAAAAGCAAAAGGGTTATCGACAGGTATTGTAGTGACTTGTGGTTTAACTGATGCTACTCCTGCATGTTTTGTTTCGAATAACAAGGAGCGTGAAAATGAGGAAGAAATTGCACTGGGATATCTTGATAGTAATCTAGATGTTGTATTTGGAGGAGGCCGTCGTCAATTTAACCGTCGATCAGATAAGAGAGATCTCCTTAAGGAGTTAGACCAAAAAGGATACCATGTTGTATCTTCGTTGGAAGAGGCAAAGATATATCAAGGAGAGAGGTTGTTTGCAGTTGTTGAAGAGGGGCAGATTCCATTAGCAATGGAGAGAAAAGATGAGTTTCAAGATGCTGTTAATATGGCAATAACTCATTTGGATAGGAATAAGAGAGGTTTCTTTGCGATGTTTGAGTCGTCTAGAATTGATGATTGTGGACATGCTAATAATGTGGGAGACCTAATAGAAGAGATATTTGATTTTGATCAGGCAGTAGGACAGGTCTTGAAATGGGCTGAATTAGATGGAGAGACTCTCGTTATAATTGTTGCAGATCATGAAACAGGTGGGTTAACATTGAATGGAGGAGATTTATCTAAAGGCGAAGTCGATGTTGATTTTCAGAATGGAGGTCATTCAGGTGTAATGGTTCCTATTTATACTTATGGTCCTATGAGTGATTCTTTCTCAGGCGTGATGGAGAATACTGATATCTTTGTAAATATTGTACGGATTTTGAAATTGTAGATTCTATGTAAAATTAAATGAGAGACACTTACTTCGTATAGTAGGTGTTTTTCTTTTAAGTGTAACTTTTTTTTTGATCTATTACGATAACATGGTATATCTTTTGTCAGCGAATGGAGGATGGGAGATCAATGTTTGGGGGCTTGTAATTAGTATCTTTTTTTATTCGGGCTAAACTATTTTGATTCTCCTAGTGTTTAATAAGTTATAACATCTAAAGAAAAGACTCAATGGTTTTACGACGAATATTAATACTCGTTCTTTTGTGTGTCGTTGGCACTTCGTTTGCAAGTGAAAAAAATAAAGCGAAAGCAGAAAGGGACTCTACAAAGAATCTGCGTTTTAGCATTCTTGGAGGTCCTGGTTATACTCCTGATTTTGGTATTTTAATTGGAGGAAGTGCATTGTTTACTTTTCAGATGAATATGCAAGATACTATTAGTAAAAGATCTGTGGTTCCTGTTGCTTTTGCTTTCTTATTTGAGGGTGGAGTAAACTTATTGGTTAGGCCACAGCTTTTTTTTAAGGAGGATAAGATAAGGTTAATGGGTAAATATACTTATGTGAATACCACTGATAATTATTATGGTATAGGTTATTCTGAGAATAAGAGTATTACAAGATCAGATAGTACGACTTCATACAGTAATAGTATGTTTCAGATTAATCCGATAGTGTTGTTTCGAATTCCTTCGAGTGATTTTTTCGTTGGACCAGTGTATGATTTACGTATAAATAAAATAACAGATCCTTCAAAGGGGGTGCAAGAGGATCCTTATTATGTAGCAGATGGAGGGGAGTCCGAAGGGATAGATATGTTGACCTCTGGATTGGGGTTCAAAGTTAGTTATGATACACGAGATGTCCCCGCAAATGCCTATCGTGGTATCTATTTCGATCTGCAATTTTTACAGTATGCAACGATATTCGGTAGTGATTATACTTTTAATGTGACAGATTTTACCTATAGCCAATATTTAAGATTGCCTAGATTGGGAGAGCGTTCTGTGTTGGCTTGGATGGCAAAGTCTAGTTATGCTTCGGGGGATATTCCATTTACGCAGTATCCATCGGTTGGTTCTCCTTTTGATTTACGAGGTTACTATAAAGGTCAGTTTCGAGATAAGTCGGCCTCTGCAATAATATGTGAATATAGACATATGCTCAATATTGAACCTCATAACTTTGCTACTAAAATGTTGAGTAAGCTTGGGTTTGCTGCATGGGGAGGCGTTGGGTTTATGGGACCATCACCATGGGATATTGATGGGGTACTACCCAACTATGGTGTTGGCTTAAGAATTGAAGTACAGCCAAGAATGAATTTTAGGATGGATATTGGTCGAGATCCAATTGTTGGAAATACGCTTCTGTATTTTAACATGACAGAAGCATTCTAGTTGATGTTTAATGTATAATGAAATCTATTTGTGAACTATTTCCTAATATCAAGTTAAGATAAGTTCGATATAGTGTAAATATCGTGTGTGTTTAGTTGTATAAACATACGCGATTTTTTTATGTCATTAAATTAATTTTTACGAATTACTATATATCATATCTACAAAATAGGGGTATTGTTAATGAGTGTTTAGATTGTAGTAAAAGGACTTTATATGGAGTATAATGAAGATCTAAGTTAGTAATAATTAGTATTTTAAATTGAACAATTGGTGTTGTAACCTGTTAGTTTAATGTTTTAGAACATGTTGTGTTTATTTGACTGTATAAGAGTGTTTTATGTGCTATTGTTAGGTCATGTAGATATGTTTAAATCTATAGTAGTGCCATCGTTGGGATAAGAAAATAAGAAAATGATAGCATTTCAGATAGGTTTGCTAAGAGCTCTTGAGAAGTAATTAGACTCTGCTTCTTAAGAGTGAGAAAGAACAAAGTTTTATTATCATATTACTAACAACAAAAAGATGAAGAAGATTCACCAATTGCAGTGGTTACGAAAATTTTCTCTTGTGTTTGTGATGCTATTCAGTGTTTCGGCACTATTTGCACAAGATA
It encodes:
- a CDS encoding alkaline phosphatase, which gives rise to MQLLSMDVFSQTRRSHVYTSDNGYELVDVLPSKKNKVKNVILMIGDGMGLTHSSSAWVANRGKLNMVDRTMHVGLTKTYCEDQLITDSGAAGTAIATGVKAKYHSVGVDVGNKPMDSLTDLAKAKGLSTGIVVTCGLTDATPACFVSNNKERENEEEIALGYLDSNLDVVFGGGRRQFNRRSDKRDLLKELDQKGYHVVSSLEEAKIYQGERLFAVVEEGQIPLAMERKDEFQDAVNMAITHLDRNKRGFFAMFESSRIDDCGHANNVGDLIEEIFDFDQAVGQVLKWAELDGETLVIIVADHETGGLTLNGGDLSKGEVDVDFQNGGHSGVMVPIYTYGPMSDSFSGVMENTDIFVNIVRILKL
- a CDS encoding metallophosphoesterase, producing the protein MMKNILFYSLFIWSGIFITGCDQSIDSSKSYGLRFREDKTFIIAQFTDIHWSNSSPKCHETLMSIHSVLTEEKPDLVILTGDIVTDDPSKKGWARIAKVFEKNQVKWTVVLGNHDSEPDIKRAEIFNYLKTKPFFIGEVGNVTGVGNFDLPIIGSSSDKVEAVVYCMDSNEYGINPKITDYDWIHYDQIEWYRNLSDSYRQTNGDRAIPSLAFFHIPLPEYKELLSDSLKVGLQYEGVASSDLNSGLFTSMIEKQDVMGVFVGHDHNNNFIGVYKGVGLGYGQRSGADSYGKIPIGGRIIRLNEGSFSYDSWIRTHKGRDFMFHYPSGMPSITDTTEVLSSMNPGDVVNGIYYRYYEGQFENVSSIDSGQLKGKGVLPNFGIDKALVKDYYGFVFEGWIKIPHRAFYRFYTYTDDGSVLTIDDCVVVNNDGAHGVVRRDGLVALDAGYHKIRLEYFESYMGQKLDVGMSSVYSSEMVIPDNMLYVKRSE
- a CDS encoding BamA/TamA family outer membrane protein translates to MVLRRILILVLLCVVGTSFASEKNKAKAERDSTKNLRFSILGGPGYTPDFGILIGGSALFTFQMNMQDTISKRSVVPVAFAFLFEGGVNLLVRPQLFFKEDKIRLMGKYTYVNTTDNYYGIGYSENKSITRSDSTTSYSNSMFQINPIVLFRIPSSDFFVGPVYDLRINKITDPSKGVQEDPYYVADGGESEGIDMLTSGLGFKVSYDTRDVPANAYRGIYFDLQFLQYATIFGSDYTFNVTDFTYSQYLRLPRLGERSVLAWMAKSSYASGDIPFTQYPSVGSPFDLRGYYKGQFRDKSASAIICEYRHMLNIEPHNFATKMLSKLGFAAWGGVGFMGPSPWDIDGVLPNYGVGLRIEVQPRMNFRMDIGRDPIVGNTLLYFNMTEAF
- a CDS encoding RagB/SusD family nutrient uptake outer membrane protein, which translates into the protein MKSLNRIYTMLLCLLVASGCTKEFTEKTPLGSATSGNYWQTEADAIAAANAMYYYMKDEDMFSRGFFWYINASDDMVTGRTNAKADAAVHFNLSGDESYYSWMYPQCYKVIRRANDVLVHVPKIQIEQKLKNRILGEAYFMRGFHYFWLSHTYGDNGDNGGVPIVTEENMYSTNFSRPQSVIDNYKQIVSDLEKAVEFLPLFTSYESRDLGRAHKDAALAYIAKTYLYWAQYDNSKWSEVVKYCDKVTNSGSERAVLNTGHPDQDYQAVFKASENYGSEYIWSVVSGVDAGSKLPGVMLENKGWGDYNGWGYYQPSLELYNSFEIGDHRKEVTILEYGREFQWLGTTKRYASQNSRTGFQFNKYMSPFGFEGAVGTTVNPNGNSPTTKLNVPILRYSEVVLMRAEALLMKGENADSDINKVRVRAGLTPVVNAGLDELKHERRVELAGEFANRHFDLVRWKDADRVYNQPLHGRSYNDRTDPNSSFTIVEVRPARPEYNPLIHHVWVIPNDDVAISGIKQNIGW